The Chaetodon auriga isolate fChaAug3 chromosome 3, fChaAug3.hap1, whole genome shotgun sequence genome has a window encoding:
- the LOC143318643 gene encoding C2 calcium-dependent domain-containing protein 4C has product MWVLDKIRGSVETGVLRQGENGDKKGVTSSYSNVLTPDKIPDFFIPPKLVSSPPEPEIPNVKPKEGLQPSTSEQTISSGKKISSPRSPRLVAKIAGDTKNLLRAANRHIIQIESADDVVAGDTNADPQSQTAMSLPYVPKTQTPYGFATLKESPHTRRKESLFHCEHASPNTSPNTQRKGKSSEGGNHLNPADFNTSHMNPYRYFSGGESDTCSSAESSPFSSPLLSRSASLLKIFTHETQAKVVKAKRTFARHSSLSTDECSSAEPSPNIQRRLHLPSFHSGAGATEHGLQREHTINLHKGGSVRISANYDSSTSRLLIRILATESLYDKHFDIKSINCCVSVYLNPGKMQKQRSNIIKNSRNPVFNEDFFFDSISSVQAKNLSVKFKVVNKGTSLKRDTLLGEREVPLTKLLSGL; this is encoded by the coding sequence ATGTGGGTTCTGGATAAGATCCGAGGGTCGGTGGAGACTGGCGTGCTGCGACAGGGGGAGAACGGAGACAAGAAAGGCGTCACCTCGTCCTACAGCAATGTGCTCACCCCCGACAAGATCCCAGACTTTTTCATTCCTCCGAAGCTTGTCAGCAGCCCTCCAGAACCTGAGATTCCCAATGTGAAGCCCAAAGAAGGATTGCAACCCTCAACTTCAGAGCAAACCATCAGCAGTGGGAAGAAGATCAGCAGCCCAAGAAGTCCACGCCTGGTCGCCAAGATCGCAGGAGACACCAAGAACTTGCTGCGAGCAGCGAATCGTCACATCATACAGATAGAGAGTGCTGATGACGTTGTGGCTGGAGACACCAATGCGGACCCCCAGTCCCAAACAGCAATGTCCCTACCTTATGTTCCCAAGACTCAAACACCTTATGGCTTTGCAACCCTGAAGGAAAGCCCCCACACTCGCCGCAAAGAGTCACTGTTCCATTGCGAGCATGCCAGCCCTAACACCTCCCCAAACACCCAGAGGAAGGGGAAGAGCAGCGAAGGTGGAAACCATCTGAATCCAGCTGACTTCAACACCTCTCACATGAATCCTTATCGATACTTCAGCGGCGGGGAAAGTGAcacctgctcctctgctgagTCCTCTCCcttcagctctcctctgctgtcccgCTCTGCCTCCCTGCTCAAGATCTTCACCCACGAGACGCAGGCCAAAGTCGTGAAAGCCAAGCGGACGTTCGCCCGCCACAGCTCCCTCTCCACCGATGAGTGCAGCTCAGCCGAGCCCAGCCCCAACATCCAGCGACGGCTCCACTTGCCCTCCTTCCACAGCGGGGCTGGAGCAACAGAGCATGGGCTCCAACGGGAGCACACCATCAATCTGCACAAAGGCGGTTCGGTGAGGATCAGTGCCAACTACGACTCCAGCACCTCCCGCCTGCTCATCCGCATCCTGGCAACTGAGAGTCTTTACGACAAGCACTTTGACATCAAGAGCATCAACTGCTGCGTGTCCGTCTACCTGAACCCGGGCAAGATGCAGAAGCAACGGAGCAACATCATCAAGAACAGCCGCAACCCAGTCTTCAACGAGGACTTCTTCTTTGACTCGATTAGCTCGGTTCAGGCGAAGAACCTGTCGGTGAAGTTCAAGGTGGTGAACAAAGGCACCAGCCTCAAGAGGGACACACTGCTGGGAGAGCGAGAGGTGCCTCTGACAAAGCTGCTCTCAGGGCTTTAA